In Leptospirillum ferriphilum, a genomic segment contains:
- the rpoN gene encoding RNA polymerase factor sigma-54 has translation MIRQRLEIKLGQKMVMTPQLQQAIHLLMLAKLDLREEILQETQTNPLLELEEEGDWEDSAPESSIDLLPSGSETVDKGVEEETNPDPLMSWDYSLHEDMDDSGLYQEERSIREDPESDFSYEKVLAAPTTLEDHLIWQISFREMSSVEKELAHYLIGNINEDGYLAVSEEEIPEPWRTDPEMFPRVLSWIQECDPPGVAARNLRECLMIQARLLNLEKTVVWSVLESHLDDFMEMKYKGIARALSVSVEDIQEAGKIIRKLEPKPGRPYFRDMAMPISPDVRFYDAGHGEIRVGLNEEGIPRLRIQSAYKSLLKTMEKKDKTREYIEEKLRSAMWFMKSIEQRKKTILRVAEAILRHQEGFFRRGPLGLKPLVLKTIAQDLGLHESTISRVTNQKYAETPFGIVELKFFFSGGLPSQSGSEHSSVSVREKIRDMVHGEPKNAPLTDQEIMNRLGKEGIVIARRTVAKYRMELDIPPVNKRKQERVI, from the coding sequence CCCCAGCTCCAGCAGGCCATTCATCTTTTGATGCTTGCGAAGCTGGACCTGAGAGAAGAAATCCTGCAGGAGACCCAGACCAATCCACTTCTCGAACTCGAAGAAGAAGGCGATTGGGAGGATTCGGCTCCCGAAAGCTCGATCGATCTTCTTCCATCGGGCAGCGAGACCGTCGATAAGGGTGTGGAAGAAGAGACGAATCCCGACCCGTTGATGAGCTGGGACTACTCTCTTCATGAAGACATGGACGACTCCGGACTTTACCAGGAGGAGCGCTCTATACGGGAAGACCCGGAAAGCGATTTTTCCTATGAGAAGGTTCTGGCTGCTCCGACGACGCTGGAAGACCATCTCATCTGGCAGATTTCGTTTCGGGAAATGTCGTCGGTGGAGAAAGAGCTGGCGCATTATCTGATCGGAAACATCAACGAAGATGGCTATCTGGCTGTTTCGGAAGAGGAAATCCCCGAACCCTGGCGGACAGACCCCGAAATGTTTCCCCGTGTGCTTTCCTGGATCCAGGAGTGCGACCCTCCGGGCGTGGCGGCTCGAAATCTGAGGGAGTGTCTGATGATCCAGGCTCGGTTGCTGAATCTTGAAAAGACAGTTGTCTGGTCTGTTCTGGAAAGCCATCTCGATGATTTCATGGAAATGAAATACAAGGGGATTGCCAGGGCGCTTTCTGTTTCCGTGGAGGATATTCAGGAAGCGGGAAAAATCATCCGAAAGCTGGAGCCCAAACCCGGGAGACCCTATTTTCGGGATATGGCGATGCCCATCTCTCCCGATGTCCGGTTTTATGATGCTGGACATGGAGAAATTCGTGTGGGTCTGAATGAAGAGGGGATACCGAGGTTACGAATTCAATCGGCGTATAAATCTCTTCTTAAAACAATGGAAAAGAAGGATAAGACACGGGAGTATATTGAAGAAAAGCTGCGATCGGCGATGTGGTTTATGAAGTCGATCGAACAGCGAAAGAAAACGATTTTACGGGTTGCCGAAGCAATTTTGCGCCACCAGGAGGGTTTTTTCCGGCGAGGGCCGCTTGGTCTCAAGCCTCTTGTGCTGAAAACGATTGCCCAGGATCTGGGGTTGCATGAGTCGACGATTTCCCGGGTTACAAATCAGAAGTACGCCGAAACCCCTTTCGGCATTGTGGAACTCAAGTTCTTTTTTTCCGGAGGGTTGCCGTCTCAGTCCGGGTCGGAACATTCATCCGTCAGTGTACGGGAAAAAATCCGCGATATGGTTCATGGAGAGCCGAAAAACGCGCCATTGACGGATCAGGAAATCATGAATCGCCTGGGGAAGGAAGGGATCGTCATTGCCAGGAGGACTGTCGCCAAATATCGGATGGAGCTCGATATCCCTCCGGTCAACAAGCGCAAGCAGGAACGCGTGATTTGA
- the hpf gene encoding ribosome hibernation-promoting factor, HPF/YfiA family, giving the protein MQIALTGRHMEITEAIRAKVQEKMELLDRVAPENCRADVILGVEKFRQKVEVTLHANGRLIHAESVTNDLYASLDLAVDKLDRQLVRFKEKIRHGHASNGQSGKPNMESVSADNGKPLPSLVKTKRFPVKPMSLDDAILQMELLDKDFFLYTDVASESLRVLYRRKDGSLGQIQPE; this is encoded by the coding sequence ATGCAAATTGCCCTGACAGGACGACACATGGAGATTACCGAAGCCATTCGGGCAAAAGTCCAGGAAAAAATGGAGCTTCTGGACAGGGTTGCCCCGGAAAACTGCCGTGCCGATGTGATTCTGGGGGTTGAGAAGTTCCGGCAGAAAGTCGAAGTGACACTTCATGCCAACGGACGTCTGATTCATGCCGAATCGGTGACGAACGACCTTTATGCGTCCCTGGATCTCGCGGTCGATAAACTGGACAGACAACTGGTAAGGTTTAAGGAAAAAATTCGCCACGGCCATGCGTCGAACGGCCAATCCGGGAAACCGAACATGGAGAGTGTTTCGGCAGACAACGGGAAGCCATTACCATCTCTGGTCAAGACAAAACGTTTTCCGGTCAAACCCATGTCACTTGATGATGCCATTCTGCAGATGGAGCTTCTCGACAAGGATTTTTTCCTTTACACCGATGTGGCTTCCGAGTCTTTGCGGGTCCTTTATCGACGCAAGGATGGAAGTCTGGGACAGATTCAGCCCGAATAA
- the rapZ gene encoding RNase adapter RapZ — translation MARTRILFISGLSGAGKSHAIRALEDLGYFCVDNLPPPLLPTFSDLVTHHVPEMSHVAIGVDIREREFLDLFLRFFDEFRLEHANVELVFLDADDNELVRRFSETRRPHPLLRGEGTPVIEAIREEREKLSKLRERADRIVATTDLKVSELKSILKKYYGKGEKEEQFKLFLMSFGFKYGLPIDCDLVLDVRFLPNPNYVPDLKPLTGLDKPVRDMVSSQGGEGFVRQTEEYLSYLLPQYVEEGRSFLTLGIGCTGGRHRSVAITEILKHKFVSRGYEIRVIHRDIEK, via the coding sequence GTGGCCAGAACCCGGATTCTCTTTATCAGCGGCCTTTCGGGGGCCGGGAAAAGCCATGCGATCCGGGCTCTGGAGGATTTGGGATATTTTTGCGTCGACAACCTGCCTCCGCCCCTCCTGCCGACGTTTTCTGACCTTGTCACGCATCATGTGCCGGAAATGTCTCATGTTGCGATTGGTGTGGATATTCGGGAACGGGAGTTTCTTGACCTGTTCCTTCGTTTTTTTGACGAATTCCGTTTGGAACATGCCAATGTGGAGCTTGTTTTTCTGGATGCCGACGACAACGAGCTTGTCCGGCGTTTTTCGGAAACCCGGCGACCTCATCCACTCCTGAGAGGAGAGGGCACTCCGGTGATCGAAGCCATCCGGGAGGAAAGGGAAAAGCTCTCCAAGCTTCGTGAGCGGGCGGACCGGATCGTCGCTACGACCGACCTGAAGGTCTCGGAGCTCAAGTCGATCCTGAAGAAGTATTATGGCAAGGGGGAAAAAGAGGAGCAGTTCAAGCTGTTTCTGATGTCTTTCGGTTTCAAGTATGGACTCCCCATTGACTGCGACCTGGTCCTGGATGTCCGGTTTCTGCCAAACCCCAACTATGTGCCGGATCTGAAACCGCTCACCGGACTGGACAAACCGGTGCGGGACATGGTGTCGTCCCAGGGAGGGGAGGGATTTGTCCGGCAGACCGAGGAATACCTTTCGTATCTTTTGCCGCAGTATGTTGAGGAAGGGAGAAGTTTCCTGACGCTTGGCATCGGATGCACGGGAGGACGGCATCGTTCCGTGGCCATCACGGAAATCCTGAAACACAAATTTGTCTCCCGGGGATACGAAATTCGGGTCATCCACCGGGATATTGAAAAATAA
- the aroC gene encoding chorismate synthase, with product MIRFVTAGESHGPALIGIIEGLPAGMDLSAEMLASDMIRRKMGYGRGGRMKIESDEVRFLSGVRRGRTLGSPVTIMIENRDFRNWEADMDPSPREGAPGRGVFTPRPGHADYAGAVKYFHRDLRNVLERASARETATRVALGGIARQYLRLFGIEVASFVLRIGPSELPEDRLPSLSMPLEELRQKVLLSEVFCPVPDCEKDMIEAIRSAKKAGDTLGGIFEVRTNPLPVGLGSYVQWDSRLDAEMARALMSIQAIKGVEVGLGFESARRPGSFVHDPFVPGRTAGSLERTRNRAGGLEGGVTNGQPLWVRAAMKPISTLYSPLPSVDIRDGTPSPASVERSDICAVPAASVVGEAMVCLTLARAASEKFGGDSVDEVLAHYQATSALKREWENRSERNDR from the coding sequence ATGATACGTTTTGTGACTGCCGGTGAATCTCATGGTCCAGCCCTGATCGGGATTATTGAAGGGTTACCCGCGGGAATGGACCTGTCGGCAGAAATGCTGGCCAGCGACATGATCCGGAGAAAAATGGGGTATGGCCGGGGCGGACGAATGAAGATCGAGTCGGACGAAGTCCGGTTTCTTTCAGGGGTCCGTCGCGGAAGGACGTTGGGCTCCCCCGTGACCATCATGATCGAGAATCGAGATTTCCGGAACTGGGAAGCCGATATGGATCCGTCGCCCCGGGAAGGGGCTCCGGGACGCGGAGTATTTACCCCGCGTCCCGGGCATGCGGATTATGCCGGAGCCGTTAAGTACTTCCATCGGGATCTGCGCAATGTCCTTGAACGGGCGAGTGCTCGGGAAACGGCGACGCGGGTCGCTCTTGGGGGTATCGCCCGACAATACCTGAGACTTTTCGGGATCGAGGTTGCCTCCTTTGTTTTGAGGATTGGTCCTTCGGAGCTCCCGGAGGACCGGCTGCCCTCCTTGTCGATGCCACTGGAGGAGTTGCGCCAGAAAGTTCTTCTGTCCGAAGTGTTTTGTCCCGTCCCGGACTGTGAAAAAGACATGATCGAAGCGATTCGTTCCGCAAAAAAAGCAGGCGATACGCTAGGAGGTATTTTTGAGGTTCGGACCAATCCTCTCCCTGTGGGCCTCGGAAGCTATGTCCAGTGGGACAGTCGCCTGGATGCGGAGATGGCGAGAGCATTGATGAGCATTCAGGCCATCAAAGGTGTCGAGGTGGGACTGGGGTTCGAGTCGGCTCGCCGTCCGGGATCGTTCGTTCATGATCCCTTTGTCCCTGGCAGGACCGCGGGAAGTCTTGAGAGAACAAGGAACCGTGCCGGAGGGCTGGAAGGCGGTGTAACAAACGGACAACCCCTCTGGGTCAGGGCAGCGATGAAACCCATTTCGACGCTTTACTCTCCACTGCCTTCTGTCGATATTCGGGATGGTACCCCGTCTCCCGCCAGTGTGGAACGATCGGATATCTGTGCGGTTCCTGCGGCTTCTGTTGTGGGAGAGGCGATGGTCTGCCTGACGCTGGCCCGGGCGGCATCGGAAAAATTTGGAGGGGATTCCGTCGATGAAGTTCTGGCCCACTACCAGGCGACATCCGCACTGAAAAGGGAATGGGAAAACAGATCGGAGAGAAATGACCGATAG
- a CDS encoding shikimate kinase has protein sequence MTDSGDPSPSASILLVGSRGAGKTTIGHALARTLDLPFYDTDRLVEERLGESIPTFWAREGEEAFRRIEGLVVESLPGLPRAVIATGGGIVLRPENRKRLQSVGRVFYIRLRPETLIPRLQNSWGSRPRLMQEVPLEEEVRQVMLIREPFYLEAAHHVIDADGFGIFQVVQVIQKYLEEKCDG, from the coding sequence ATGACCGATAGTGGTGATCCTTCCCCTTCTGCTTCAATCCTGCTTGTCGGTTCCAGGGGAGCGGGGAAGACGACGATCGGACATGCCCTTGCACGAACACTGGATCTTCCCTTTTACGATACGGACCGTCTGGTGGAAGAACGACTCGGGGAGTCAATTCCGACGTTCTGGGCCAGGGAAGGGGAGGAAGCTTTCCGCCGGATAGAGGGGCTTGTTGTGGAAAGCCTTCCCGGATTACCCAGAGCGGTGATCGCAACGGGGGGCGGCATTGTTCTCCGGCCCGAAAACAGGAAGCGTCTTCAGTCTGTCGGACGGGTTTTTTACATTCGCCTCCGTCCTGAAACCTTGATCCCCAGACTCCAGAACTCCTGGGGCTCCCGGCCAAGGCTCATGCAGGAGGTTCCCCTGGAAGAAGAGGTCCGCCAGGTGATGCTCATCCGGGAGCCTTTTTATCTCGAGGCTGCGCATCATGTGATCGATGCGGACGGGTTTGGAATTTTTCAGGTCGTCCAGGTGATCCAGAAGTATCTTGAAGAGAAGTGCGATGGATGA
- the aroB gene encoding 3-dehydroquinate synthase, whose product MVSSRSGPYPIRVGTGIRKKFPEWLVEMGFPFTRKVALLSNRTVRPLHADAISASLDTRGFPVENFDFPDGESYKTLDSVRDCLDWLLGIKWERQNPILAVGGGVVGDMGGFIASILLRGVPLVHIPTTVVGQVDSSIGGKTGVDHRAGKNLIGSFYPPRSVWIDPFFLETLPLRERRSGLGEVIKYALIGNPKLLGFLDDNLEALSDESFDRTAWEETIFLCASDKARIVSEDERESGLRMNLNFGHTFGHALEGAMGYQGILHGEAVGLGMIAAARVSRSLGMTGEETEETIRTYLKRAHLPDQWPEGIRFSDLEPFLKSDKKTSSGLVTLVLPVRPGEVVRTRDYEPSVLGLAIA is encoded by the coding sequence ATGGTCTCATCCCGCTCTGGCCCCTATCCGATCCGGGTGGGAACCGGGATCCGGAAAAAGTTTCCGGAATGGCTTGTCGAAATGGGGTTCCCTTTTACGCGAAAGGTTGCCCTGCTTTCGAACAGAACTGTTCGTCCGCTTCACGCGGACGCAATTTCGGCATCCCTGGACACCCGGGGGTTCCCGGTGGAAAACTTCGATTTTCCTGATGGGGAGTCTTATAAAACGCTGGATTCTGTTCGGGACTGTCTGGATTGGCTGTTGGGGATAAAGTGGGAACGGCAGAACCCCATTCTCGCGGTGGGGGGGGGAGTGGTGGGAGATATGGGAGGATTTATAGCGTCCATTCTTCTCCGCGGTGTTCCGCTTGTGCACATTCCGACTACGGTGGTGGGTCAGGTGGACTCTTCGATCGGGGGAAAAACGGGAGTTGATCACCGTGCAGGAAAGAATCTGATAGGCTCCTTTTATCCCCCTCGATCTGTGTGGATAGACCCGTTTTTTCTGGAAACCCTGCCTCTTCGGGAGCGGCGCTCAGGACTTGGGGAAGTGATCAAGTATGCCCTGATCGGGAATCCCAAACTTCTGGGGTTTCTGGACGACAATCTGGAAGCACTTTCGGACGAATCCTTTGATCGGACAGCCTGGGAGGAAACCATCTTTCTCTGCGCTTCGGACAAGGCACGGATCGTTTCCGAAGACGAGCGCGAATCCGGGCTCCGGATGAATCTGAATTTTGGCCACACATTCGGTCATGCCCTGGAAGGGGCCATGGGGTATCAGGGAATTCTCCACGGAGAGGCTGTCGGTTTGGGAATGATTGCAGCGGCCCGTGTTTCCAGGTCATTGGGAATGACAGGAGAGGAGACGGAAGAGACCATCCGCACGTATTTGAAGAGAGCCCATCTTCCGGACCAGTGGCCTGAAGGAATCCGCTTTTCTGATCTGGAGCCATTTCTCAAAAGCGACAAGAAGACCTCTTCAGGTCTTGTGACCCTTGTGCTTCCGGTTCGTCCGGGTGAGGTTGTCCGTACGCGCGATTATGAACCATCCGTCTTGGGATTGGCGATCGCCTGA
- a CDS encoding GAF and ANTAR domain-containing protein, with product MRKEREKEIRHKMENNPSLMEKDPLLKELGLLRGLLRMMHNDVALEETLGQALRLSRDILPFDCAFIYFVDGEGHDLVLRATSNIYPHAVGQVALRMGEGVTGWVAREMSPVIISEKAWMDPRFKMFQIFEEEQYEAFLSVPLVVKDILLGVVNFQFRKPYIPSDEDLELVTLLTQELSLVIHHLLLFEDARKKARQIEALAQVSQSIASNRYLEEILHLIVTVTAEMTNSNLCSIMIHDPEEGLVIRATQTLSQEYRNKPPIKIGESISGIVFRDATPIQVEDVQKDPRYSFKDLARKENLVSLLSVPMMIKSRAIGVINVYTSQPHLFSQDEIKVLQSVANQAAIAWENTGLLQRNLEMEEALESRKKIDRAKAILMKANRISEDEAYRLLQKKSMNIRKSMKEIAEAILLAHDMKIDS from the coding sequence ATGCGGAAAGAACGAGAAAAGGAGATCCGGCATAAAATGGAGAACAATCCCTCCTTGATGGAAAAAGATCCTTTGCTCAAAGAGCTGGGCCTGCTCCGGGGCTTACTCCGTATGATGCACAACGATGTTGCCCTGGAAGAGACGCTGGGCCAGGCGCTCAGGCTTTCGCGTGATATCCTCCCCTTCGACTGTGCGTTTATCTACTTTGTGGATGGGGAAGGTCACGACCTGGTTCTGAGAGCGACATCCAACATTTATCCCCATGCCGTGGGACAGGTTGCCCTTCGCATGGGCGAGGGTGTCACCGGCTGGGTTGCCCGGGAGATGTCTCCGGTCATCATTTCGGAAAAAGCCTGGATGGACCCCCGTTTCAAGATGTTCCAGATCTTTGAGGAAGAGCAGTATGAGGCTTTTCTCTCGGTGCCGCTTGTTGTCAAGGATATTTTGCTGGGTGTCGTGAATTTTCAGTTCCGGAAGCCCTATATTCCTTCGGATGAGGACCTGGAGCTTGTAACGCTTCTGACCCAGGAGCTGTCCCTCGTCATCCATCATCTTCTCCTGTTTGAAGACGCTCGCAAGAAAGCCCGTCAAATCGAAGCCCTGGCCCAGGTTAGCCAATCTATCGCCTCAAACCGGTATCTGGAAGAAATCCTCCACCTGATCGTTACCGTGACGGCCGAGATGACGAACTCCAATCTGTGCTCGATCATGATCCATGATCCGGAAGAGGGCCTGGTTATTCGTGCCACCCAGACCCTTTCCCAGGAATACCGGAACAAGCCGCCGATCAAGATCGGAGAGAGTATTTCGGGAATCGTCTTCCGGGATGCGACGCCTATTCAGGTCGAAGATGTCCAGAAGGACCCGCGGTATTCCTTCAAGGATCTGGCCCGGAAGGAAAATCTTGTTTCCCTCCTGTCCGTGCCGATGATGATCAAATCCCGGGCCATTGGTGTGATCAATGTCTACACAAGCCAGCCCCATCTGTTTTCCCAGGACGAAATCAAGGTTCTGCAGAGCGTTGCCAATCAGGCTGCCATTGCCTGGGAAAACACCGGCCTTCTCCAGCGGAACCTGGAGATGGAGGAAGCGCTGGAAAGCCGGAAAAAAATAGACCGGGCCAAAGCAATCCTGATGAAAGCCAATCGGATATCGGAAGACGAGGCATACCGTCTCCTGCAGAAAAAAAGCATGAATATCCGGAAATCCATGAAAGAAATTGCAGAAGCGATTCTTCTGGCCCACGATATGAAAATCGATTCCTGA
- a CDS encoding GNAT family N-acetyltransferase, with product MDISYREDKEIRVDQAIDLYLRSTLGQRRPVGRPDIFEGMLKNATLVLTAWDGEVLVGIARTLTDFTYVAYLADLAVDLAYQRKGIGRELVRRTRLCLEPSCTIVLLAAPAADSYYAGLGFEPNPRGWVLRGEW from the coding sequence ATGGACATCTCGTACCGCGAAGATAAAGAGATCCGGGTGGACCAGGCAATCGATCTCTATCTAAGATCGACGCTGGGTCAAAGAAGACCGGTCGGACGGCCGGATATCTTTGAGGGAATGCTGAAAAACGCGACCCTTGTGCTCACCGCCTGGGACGGGGAAGTTCTTGTCGGCATTGCCCGGACCTTGACCGACTTCACGTATGTCGCCTATCTGGCCGATCTTGCTGTCGACCTCGCCTATCAAAGAAAGGGAATCGGAAGGGAGCTTGTCCGAAGAACACGACTTTGTCTGGAGCCTTCGTGTACGATTGTCCTGCTTGCAGCCCCTGCCGCTGATTCGTACTATGCCGGTCTCGGGTTCGAGCCGAATCCAAGAGGATGGGTATTGAGAGGGGAGTGGTGA
- the queF gene encoding preQ(1) synthase — MPSSKKEKKSSTQSTLKKTAYGETAIQQNQLEKWPAPESTAPLEIRISYPEFTCLCPRSGYPDFATIHLRYRPSGFIVELKSLKLYLNSFRNRAISHEETAATLFRDLENLLRPDFLEIVADFNVRGNVKTVITLHSGMGKTPEKDGIS, encoded by the coding sequence ATGCCCTCTTCCAAAAAAGAAAAAAAATCCTCCACACAATCAACTTTGAAAAAGACAGCATACGGTGAAACGGCAATCCAGCAAAACCAGCTTGAAAAATGGCCTGCCCCGGAATCAACTGCTCCGCTCGAAATCCGGATCTCCTATCCGGAATTCACCTGTCTTTGTCCGCGGTCGGGTTACCCCGACTTTGCGACGATTCATCTCCGCTACCGTCCTTCGGGCTTCATCGTGGAACTCAAATCCCTCAAACTTTATCTGAACAGCTTCCGGAACCGGGCCATTTCCCATGAAGAAACGGCCGCAACGCTTTTCCGGGACCTCGAAAATCTCCTCAGACCGGATTTTCTGGAAATTGTCGCCGACTTCAACGTGCGCGGAAATGTGAAGACCGTCATCACCCTCCATTCCGGCATGGGAAAAACACCTGAGAAAGACGGGATTTCCTGA
- a CDS encoding acyl-CoA thioesterase — protein MVTQTDFRVRYSETDGQRRAHHSHYPVWFEMGRADFCRQAGFDYKHLENTGFFLVVARLECQYKSPLEYDDLVRVETRLISLSRKLMTFSYRVINITQHEKFAGEGETLLVCVDRDGRPASLPPDVSERLHSCKTPSKGKIHASFSGG, from the coding sequence ATGGTGACACAGACGGATTTTCGGGTGCGCTATTCGGAAACGGACGGTCAAAGAAGAGCGCATCACTCCCATTATCCCGTCTGGTTCGAAATGGGAAGGGCGGATTTTTGCCGGCAGGCCGGGTTCGACTACAAACATCTCGAGAATACCGGTTTCTTTTTGGTTGTTGCGCGTCTCGAGTGCCAGTACAAGTCTCCCCTGGAATACGATGACCTCGTCCGGGTGGAAACCCGCCTTATCAGCCTTTCCCGAAAATTGATGACCTTTTCCTATCGTGTTATCAATATTACCCAGCACGAAAAGTTTGCCGGGGAGGGGGAAACCCTCCTTGTCTGCGTCGACCGGGATGGACGGCCCGCAAGCCTTCCCCCGGATGTCAGCGAACGTCTTCATTCCTGCAAAACCCCATCCAAGGGGAAGATACACGCATCGTTCTCGGGCGGATAG
- a CDS encoding MotA/TolQ/ExbB proton channel family protein, which translates to MTLFNFLSQVSPMAEAVLSVLLFLSALSWGIVFYKLYIVSRSVKENRQFVMAFKRTDRFSRLYQEAVAYRKSTLAFIFRAGYEKVQALKDKWMVAGGKSSEMDLDVIHRTLLQASQEEQARLEAYLPVLATTANIAPFVGLLGTVWGIIHAFRDISHQASASIASVAPGIADALVTTAAGLFTAIPAVIFYNYFLQKIRQIQGVADTFTLEILNVVSEERWKD; encoded by the coding sequence ATGACACTTTTTAACTTCCTCTCCCAGGTCAGTCCGATGGCGGAAGCTGTGCTGAGCGTTCTGCTCTTTCTTTCGGCGCTCAGTTGGGGGATTGTCTTTTACAAACTCTATATCGTCTCCCGTTCAGTGAAGGAAAACCGTCAGTTTGTCATGGCCTTCAAGCGGACAGACCGGTTTTCCAGGTTATACCAGGAAGCGGTCGCGTACCGAAAGTCCACTCTGGCATTTATTTTTCGTGCCGGCTATGAAAAAGTCCAGGCTTTGAAGGACAAGTGGATGGTTGCCGGGGGAAAAAGCTCGGAAATGGATCTCGACGTGATCCATCGGACACTTCTTCAGGCGTCCCAGGAGGAACAGGCCCGTCTTGAAGCCTATCTTCCCGTTCTGGCGACAACCGCCAACATCGCTCCTTTCGTTGGACTTCTGGGAACTGTGTGGGGGATCATTCACGCTTTTCGGGACATCAGCCACCAGGCCTCGGCCAGCATCGCTTCGGTTGCCCCTGGTATTGCGGATGCCCTGGTCACGACGGCAGCAGGATTGTTCACGGCTATTCCGGCCGTTATCTTCTATAATTATTTTCTTCAGAAAATTCGTCAGATTCAGGGAGTGGCAGATACCTTTACCCTCGAAATCCTGAACGTTGTATCTGAAGAACGATGGAAGGATTGA
- a CDS encoding ExbD/TolR family protein — MKLSPKSSRHDMLSEINMVPFIDVVLVLLIIFMLATPLLYRGLKINLPKTATNSLKKPIPKVVVSINHKGTVYVGGHKVDWQDLRPMLSAYYKKDKRVVVYLKADRKVDYGVVVHLMDIVKQAGIDRLGMITMPTPQTTE; from the coding sequence ATGAAGCTTTCTCCAAAATCATCCCGCCATGACATGTTGTCCGAAATCAACATGGTTCCCTTTATCGATGTTGTTCTGGTTCTGCTGATTATTTTTATGCTTGCAACACCTCTGTTGTATCGGGGTCTCAAAATAAATCTCCCGAAAACGGCGACCAACAGTCTCAAGAAACCCATTCCCAAGGTTGTTGTTTCGATCAACCACAAGGGAACTGTTTATGTCGGTGGTCACAAGGTAGACTGGCAGGACCTTCGTCCCATGCTTTCCGCCTACTATAAGAAAGACAAGCGGGTGGTGGTCTATCTGAAAGCAGACCGAAAAGTCGATTATGGAGTCGTCGTGCACCTGATGGATATCGTGAAGCAGGCGGGTATCGACAGGTTGGGTATGATCACCATGCCGACTCCCCAGACGACGGAGTAG
- a CDS encoding energy transducer TonB, with protein MIHAESRRVGGLSPGWFLFLSLSVHAVLVSFLLFYQSNKSKGFPEATTVELVSSLPPSKTLPLPVPVHPLKKAPLPRPVHPVRGSRPVPHLQVVKKAPIPIVRKRTPIRKIHQKKVIAPPKMVHRLKKKKTPHRKVVASHPVRVKTAKASPVPQKPVLHPSRVSNPHPVPVKMDISGETFPTFLEHLLISRIKSNWFPPPGTRGLRATIQFTLLKDGRVSDQPVVIGSSGNGMFDDAARMAVLRSVPFPPFPPGYSKDQETVTVTLEAIHHGGVLDAR; from the coding sequence TTGATTCACGCCGAATCCCGCCGGGTAGGGGGATTGTCACCCGGTTGGTTCCTGTTTCTCTCTTTATCCGTTCATGCCGTTTTGGTGAGTTTTCTGCTGTTTTACCAGTCGAACAAATCGAAGGGATTTCCGGAAGCGACAACGGTTGAACTGGTGTCGAGCCTGCCCCCATCCAAGACTTTACCTCTCCCTGTTCCGGTACATCCGCTAAAAAAGGCTCCACTTCCCAGACCAGTCCATCCAGTCCGGGGATCCCGGCCGGTTCCCCATCTCCAGGTGGTCAAGAAGGCCCCAATCCCGATCGTTCGTAAAAGAACGCCGATCAGGAAAATCCATCAAAAAAAGGTGATTGCTCCTCCCAAGATGGTTCACCGGTTGAAAAAAAAGAAAACTCCCCACCGGAAGGTCGTGGCTTCCCACCCTGTTCGGGTGAAGACTGCGAAAGCATCTCCGGTCCCCCAGAAACCGGTTCTCCATCCTTCCAGGGTCTCCAATCCCCATCCGGTCCCGGTCAAGATGGATATTTCAGGGGAGACATTCCCCACTTTTTTGGAACATCTCCTGATTTCCAGGATCAAGTCCAACTGGTTTCCTCCTCCGGGGACACGAGGGCTTCGGGCAACGATTCAGTTCACTCTCCTGAAAGACGGTCGCGTTTCCGATCAACCCGTCGTGATCGGAAGTTCCGGGAACGGGATGTTTGATGACGCCGCCCGGATGGCTGTTTTGAGGTCTGTTCCTTTTCCGCCTTTTCCCCCCGGGTACTCCAAAGATCAGGAAACTGTCACTGTCACACTGGAAGCCATTCATCATGGAGGCGTTCTCGATGCAAGGTAA